The proteins below come from a single Crossiella sp. CA-258035 genomic window:
- a CDS encoding type II CAAX endopeptidase family protein, with translation MRLVVVAGWAVFAGCALWLILSGHPVVPVAAEGTIGVSVLGTALTAAVAMIVASRVSPIPLERVEPPDRARLTRQSWLLVGVSLITPAVFAVLVALGQAQSLGWVAKLVLFFALPLTALALTGGVRVPVSRPPARWRWLGPLPAMAGFLLLYHGTFGVPEDLERGDPLRLAIGVLLVFLTASVGEEVFYRWLLQTRLELLLGRWPAILASALLFALMHLPTRLPVLGDPGYALAAVIAIQGAFGLVAGYLWSRFRNLWAVIALHAAMNHLSLLWLL, from the coding sequence ATGCGCCTCGTGGTGGTGGCGGGCTGGGCGGTCTTCGCCGGCTGCGCCCTGTGGCTGATCCTGAGCGGGCACCCGGTGGTGCCGGTGGCCGCCGAGGGCACGATCGGGGTGTCCGTGCTGGGCACCGCGCTGACCGCGGCGGTGGCGATGATCGTGGCCAGCCGGGTCTCGCCGATCCCGCTGGAGCGCGTCGAGCCGCCCGACCGGGCCCGGCTGACCCGCCAGAGTTGGCTGCTGGTGGGTGTGTCGCTGATCACCCCGGCGGTTTTTGCCGTGCTGGTCGCGCTGGGCCAGGCGCAGAGCCTGGGCTGGGTGGCCAAGCTGGTGCTGTTCTTCGCGCTGCCGCTGACCGCGCTGGCGCTCACCGGCGGCGTCCGGGTGCCGGTGTCCCGGCCGCCCGCGCGGTGGCGCTGGCTGGGGCCGCTGCCCGCGATGGCCGGCTTCCTGCTGCTCTACCACGGCACCTTCGGGGTGCCGGAGGACCTGGAGCGCGGCGACCCGCTGCGGCTGGCGATCGGGGTCCTGCTGGTCTTCCTCACCGCGAGCGTCGGCGAGGAGGTCTTCTACCGCTGGCTCCTGCAGACCCGGCTGGAGCTGCTGCTCGGCCGCTGGCCGGCCATCCTGGCCAGTGCGCTGCTGTTCGCGCTGATGCACCTGCCCACCCGGCTGCCGGTGCTCGGCGACCCCGGCTACGCGCTGGCCGCGGTGATCGCCATCCAGGGCGCGTTCGGGCTGGTCGCGGGCTACCTGTGGAGCCGGTTCCGGAACCTGTGGGCGGTCATCGCGCTGCACGCCGCGATGAACCACCTCAGCCTGCTCTGGCTGCTCTGA
- a CDS encoding Lrp/AsnC family transcriptional regulator, whose amino-acid sequence MLSTTADSSIRLSRLTRRCDLLPTDDEALDALDAKLLLLLTDEPRLGVLECSRRLGVARGTVQARLDRLVRRGVLGGFPPALDLAAMGYGLTAFAVLEIAQGHRGEVTAHLAAIDEVCEVHATTGQGDLLVRMVARDNDDLQRVIDEVVDVEGVQRTSTSIALSTPVPPRVRPLLERLVGTD is encoded by the coding sequence ATGCTCAGTACCACTGCCGATTCCTCGATCAGGTTGAGCAGACTGACCAGGAGGTGTGACCTGCTTCCCACCGACGACGAGGCGCTGGACGCGCTGGATGCCAAGCTGCTGCTGTTGCTCACCGACGAGCCGAGGCTGGGCGTGCTGGAGTGCTCGCGGCGGCTGGGCGTGGCCCGCGGCACCGTGCAGGCCCGGCTGGACCGGCTGGTGCGCCGGGGCGTGCTCGGCGGCTTCCCGCCCGCGCTGGACCTGGCCGCGATGGGCTACGGCCTGACCGCCTTCGCCGTGCTGGAGATCGCCCAGGGGCACCGCGGCGAGGTGACCGCGCACCTGGCCGCGATCGACGAGGTGTGCGAGGTGCACGCCACCACCGGCCAGGGCGACCTGCTGGTGCGCATGGTGGCCAGGGACAACGACGACCTGCAACGGGTGATCGACGAGGTGGTCGACGTGGAGGGCGTGCAGCGCACCTCCACCTCGATCGCGCTGTCCACCCCGGTGCCGCCCAGGGTGCGCCCGTTGCTGGAACGATTGGTCGGTACGGACTGA
- the hppD gene encoding 4-hydroxyphenylpyruvate dioxygenase, translated as MSFDQLRQLVGLVDYDESRDPFPVKSMDAVVFVVGNATQTALFYQWAFGMEQIAYSGPETGNRDHKSYVLKSGSARFVITGGVRPDSPLLDHHRAHGDGVTDLALEVADVDKCIEWARQQGATVLTEPHDVSDEHGTVRMAAIAAYGQTRHTLIDRTRYSGVYLPGYQPKKGAYVKPEGAPKRVFQAVDHCVGNVELGRMDYWVEFYNRVMGFVNMAEFIGDDIATDYSALMSKVVANGNHRVKFPLNEPAVAARKSQIDEYLEFYGGPGVQHIALATNDILATVDHMRAAGVEFLETPDSYYDDPELRARIGNVRVPIEELKRRKILVDRDEDGYLLQIFTKPTGDRPTVFFEMIERHGSLGFGKGNFKALFEAIEREQERRGNL; from the coding sequence GTGAGCTTCGACCAGCTCCGTCAGCTCGTCGGCCTGGTCGACTACGACGAGAGCCGCGACCCGTTCCCGGTGAAGTCGATGGACGCGGTGGTCTTCGTGGTCGGCAACGCGACCCAGACCGCGCTGTTCTACCAGTGGGCGTTCGGCATGGAGCAGATCGCCTACTCCGGCCCGGAGACCGGCAACCGGGACCACAAGTCCTACGTGCTCAAGTCCGGCTCGGCCCGCTTCGTGATCACCGGCGGGGTCCGCCCGGACAGCCCGCTGCTGGACCACCACCGCGCGCACGGCGACGGGGTCACCGACCTCGCGCTGGAGGTCGCCGACGTGGACAAGTGCATCGAGTGGGCCCGGCAGCAGGGCGCGACCGTGCTGACCGAGCCGCACGACGTCTCCGACGAGCACGGCACCGTGCGGATGGCCGCGATCGCCGCCTACGGCCAGACCCGGCACACCCTGATCGACCGCACCCGCTACTCCGGTGTCTACCTGCCCGGCTACCAGCCGAAGAAGGGCGCCTACGTCAAGCCGGAGGGCGCGCCCAAGCGGGTCTTCCAGGCGGTGGACCACTGCGTGGGCAACGTCGAGCTGGGCCGGATGGACTACTGGGTCGAGTTCTACAACCGGGTCATGGGCTTTGTGAACATGGCCGAGTTCATCGGCGACGACATCGCCACCGACTACTCCGCGCTGATGAGCAAGGTGGTGGCCAACGGCAACCACCGGGTCAAGTTCCCGCTCAACGAGCCCGCGGTGGCCGCGCGCAAGTCCCAGATCGACGAGTACCTGGAGTTCTACGGCGGCCCCGGCGTGCAGCACATCGCGTTGGCCACCAACGACATCCTGGCCACCGTCGACCACATGCGGGCCGCCGGCGTGGAGTTCCTGGAGACCCCGGACTCCTACTACGACGACCCCGAGCTGCGGGCCAGGATCGGCAACGTGCGGGTGCCGATCGAGGAGCTGAAGAGGCGCAAGATCCTGGTGGACCGGGACGAGGACGGCTACCTGCTGCAGATCTTCACCAAGCCGACCGGCGACCGGCCCACGGTGTTCTTCGAGATGATCGAGCGGCACGGCTCGCTCGGCTTCGGCAAGGGCAACTTCAAGGCGCTGTTCGAGGCCATCGAGCGCGAGCAGGAGCGCCGCGGCAACCTGTGA
- a CDS encoding erythromycin esterase family protein — MASQRMHLTRRALLATAVVATGALLAPVAAQASPPQRDPVRALEQAAHPLRATEPGRGTADLRALGRMIGDASVVGLGEATHGSHEFFAMKERVFRYLVAEKGFRAFALELSWPAGLRINEFLQSGRGEARAIVKETLSGSPWDREEFVSLIEWMREHNRRNPGRTVHFVGDDLGAPRVGDEFFDRVTGYLPELAEYYTGLRPLDDVFAYLRKPVEERRRQAERARQALDRISGLPRRGPEFELAVQNARSIAETAHFLTLDLGDPAGMAQYQRFRDEVMARNVLWWQRQTGHKVLVSAHNSHVAHIADNPAAYPKSQGAFLRDELGAGYLPVGFTFDRGSFLSTDGGLGAAWRKFSVGAAEPGMNEHTLDRVRHRDFYLDLRTAPPAARAWLAGARPTRGIGTVFPQENHAVALARSYDVLIHLHQVRAAEPRR; from the coding sequence ATGGCAAGTCAGCGAATGCACCTCACCAGGCGGGCCCTGCTCGCCACCGCCGTGGTCGCGACGGGAGCCCTGCTCGCTCCCGTCGCGGCCCAGGCGAGCCCGCCCCAGCGGGACCCGGTCCGGGCGCTGGAACAGGCCGCGCACCCGTTGCGCGCCACCGAACCCGGTCGCGGCACCGCCGACCTGCGCGCGCTGGGCCGGATGATCGGCGATGCCTCCGTGGTCGGCCTGGGCGAGGCCACCCACGGCTCGCACGAGTTCTTCGCCATGAAGGAGCGGGTCTTCCGCTACCTGGTGGCGGAGAAGGGTTTCCGGGCCTTCGCGCTGGAGCTGAGCTGGCCGGCCGGGCTCAGGATCAACGAGTTCCTGCAGTCCGGCAGGGGCGAGGCCAGGGCCATCGTCAAGGAGACGCTGAGCGGGTCACCGTGGGACCGCGAGGAGTTCGTCAGCCTCATCGAGTGGATGCGCGAGCACAACCGCCGCAACCCCGGCCGCACCGTGCACTTCGTCGGCGACGACCTCGGCGCGCCCAGGGTCGGCGACGAGTTCTTCGACCGGGTGACCGGGTACCTGCCCGAGCTCGCCGAGTACTACACCGGCCTGCGCCCGCTGGACGACGTCTTCGCCTACCTGCGCAAGCCGGTGGAGGAGCGCAGGCGGCAGGCCGAGCGGGCCCGGCAGGCGCTGGACCGGATCAGCGGGCTGCCCCGCCGCGGCCCGGAGTTCGAGCTGGCGGTGCAGAACGCCCGCTCCATCGCCGAGACCGCGCACTTCCTCACCCTTGACCTCGGCGACCCGGCGGGGATGGCCCAGTACCAGCGCTTCCGGGACGAGGTGATGGCGCGGAACGTGCTCTGGTGGCAGCGGCAGACCGGGCACAAGGTGCTGGTCTCGGCGCACAACAGCCACGTCGCCCACATCGCGGACAACCCGGCGGCCTACCCCAAGTCGCAGGGGGCCTTCCTGCGCGATGAGCTCGGCGCGGGCTACCTGCCGGTCGGCTTCACCTTCGACCGGGGCTCGTTCCTGTCCACCGACGGCGGCCTCGGCGCTGCCTGGCGGAAGTTCAGCGTGGGCGCGGCCGAGCCCGGCATGAACGAGCACACCCTGGACCGGGTCCGGCACCGGGACTTCTACCTCGACCTGCGGACCGCGCCGCCCGCCGCCCGTGCCTGGCTCGCCGGCGCCCGGCCCACCCGCGGCATCGGCACCGTCTTCCCCCAGGAGAACCACGCGGTCGCGCTGGCGCGCTCCTACGACGTGCTCATCCACCTGCACCAGGTGCGGGCGGCCGAACCACGGCGGTGA
- a CDS encoding cystathionine gamma-synthase, with protein sequence MNDGFATRAIHAGQEPDPTTGSVIVPIHATSTYAQDGVGGLRGGYEYSRTGNPTRTALETCLASLEGGRHARAFASGMSATDAVLRSVLRPGDHLVIPDDAYGGTFRLVDKVLSQWGIEHTPVPLSDVDAVRAAIRPSTKVIWVETPTNPLLNIADIAALASLAQTAGAKLVVDNTFASPYLQNPLEFGADVVLHSTTKYIGGHSDVVGGALVTDDDELAEKFAFIQNGAGAVPGPFDAWLTLRGLKTLAVRMEKHSDNAELVTQALLDHPKVGAVLYPGLSDHPGHHVAAKQMRRFGGMVSFTVTGGEQAALDVCARTRLFTLAESLGGVESLIEHPGKMTHASTAGSLLQVPSDLVRVSVGIEDGADLVADLLQALG encoded by the coding sequence ATGAACGACGGCTTCGCGACCAGGGCCATTCACGCCGGCCAGGAACCCGACCCCACCACCGGGTCGGTCATCGTGCCGATCCACGCCACCTCCACCTACGCCCAGGACGGCGTCGGCGGGCTGCGCGGCGGCTATGAGTACTCCCGCACCGGGAACCCCACCCGGACCGCGCTGGAGACCTGCCTGGCCTCGCTGGAGGGCGGCAGGCACGCGCGGGCGTTCGCCTCCGGCATGTCCGCCACCGACGCGGTGCTCCGCTCGGTGCTGCGCCCCGGCGACCACCTGGTCATCCCGGACGACGCCTACGGCGGCACCTTCCGCCTGGTGGACAAGGTGCTCTCCCAGTGGGGCATCGAGCACACCCCCGTCCCGCTGTCCGATGTGGACGCGGTGCGCGCGGCGATCCGGCCCAGCACCAAGGTGATCTGGGTGGAGACGCCCACCAACCCGCTGCTCAACATCGCCGACATCGCCGCGCTGGCCAGCCTGGCGCAGACCGCGGGCGCGAAGCTGGTGGTGGACAACACCTTCGCCTCGCCGTACCTGCAGAACCCGCTGGAGTTCGGCGCCGACGTGGTGCTGCACTCCACCACCAAGTACATCGGCGGCCACTCCGACGTGGTCGGCGGCGCGCTGGTCACCGACGACGACGAGCTGGCCGAGAAGTTCGCCTTCATCCAGAACGGCGCGGGCGCGGTGCCCGGCCCGTTCGACGCCTGGCTGACCCTGCGCGGGCTGAAGACCCTCGCGGTCCGGATGGAGAAGCACAGCGACAACGCCGAGCTGGTCACCCAGGCCCTGCTCGACCACCCCAAGGTCGGCGCGGTGCTCTACCCGGGCCTGAGCGACCACCCCGGCCACCACGTGGCGGCCAAGCAGATGCGCCGCTTCGGCGGCATGGTCTCCTTCACCGTCACCGGTGGCGAGCAGGCCGCGCTGGACGTGTGCGCCAGGACCAGGCTGTTCACCCTGGCCGAGTCCCTCGGCGGGGTGGAGTCGCTGATCGAGCACCCCGGCAAGATGACGCACGCCAGCACCGCGGGCTCGCTGTTGCAGGTCCCCTCGGACCTGGTGCGGGTGTCGGTGGGCATCGAGGACGGCGCGGACCTGGTCGCCGACCTGCTGCAAGCGCTGGGCTGA
- a CDS encoding cystathionine beta-synthase has product MEYAEHVMDLVGNTPLVRLNSLTDGLKPLVLAKIEYLNPGGSVKDRIALRMIEAAEASGELKPGGTIVEPTSGNTGVGLALVAQRKGYRCVFVCPDKVSEDKRNVLKAYGAEVVVCPTAVAPEHPDSYYNVSDRLVSEIPGAWKPNQYANPNNPLSHYHSTGPELWQQTDGRITHFVAGVGTGGTISGTGRYLKDVSDGKVKIIGADPHGSVYSGGTGRPYLVEGVGEDFWPTTYDRTVCDEIVEVSDADSFDITRRLAREEGLLVGGSCGMAAAAALKIAEGLTEDDVVVVLLPDSGRGYLSKVFNDSWMASYGFLTADHSSASVGDVLRRKDGTLPELVHVHPNETVADAISVLREFGVSQMPVVNAEPPLMAAEVAGAVNEKDLLDALFAGKAALADRVETHMSPPLPTIGAGETISTAMKALTDADGAMVLIDGKPAGVVTRQDVLGFLAGR; this is encoded by the coding sequence GTGGAGTACGCCGAGCACGTGATGGACCTGGTCGGCAACACCCCGCTGGTCAGGCTGAACTCGCTGACCGACGGCCTGAAGCCGCTGGTCCTGGCCAAGATCGAGTACCTGAACCCCGGCGGCAGCGTGAAGGACCGCATCGCGCTGCGCATGATCGAGGCGGCCGAGGCCTCCGGTGAGCTCAAGCCCGGCGGCACCATCGTGGAGCCGACCTCGGGCAACACCGGCGTCGGCCTGGCCCTGGTCGCCCAGCGCAAGGGCTACCGCTGCGTGTTCGTCTGCCCGGACAAGGTCAGCGAGGACAAGCGCAACGTGCTCAAGGCCTACGGCGCCGAGGTCGTGGTCTGCCCGACCGCGGTCGCGCCGGAGCACCCGGACTCCTACTACAACGTCTCCGACCGCCTGGTCAGCGAGATCCCCGGCGCCTGGAAGCCCAACCAGTACGCCAACCCGAACAACCCGCTCTCGCACTACCACTCCACCGGCCCCGAGCTGTGGCAGCAGACCGACGGCCGGATCACCCACTTCGTGGCCGGCGTGGGCACCGGCGGCACCATCTCCGGCACCGGCCGGTACCTCAAGGACGTCTCCGACGGCAAGGTCAAGATCATCGGCGCCGACCCGCACGGTTCGGTGTACTCCGGCGGCACCGGGCGGCCGTACCTGGTCGAGGGCGTCGGCGAGGACTTCTGGCCGACCACCTACGACCGCACGGTGTGCGATGAGATCGTCGAGGTCTCCGACGCGGACTCCTTCGACATCACCCGCCGCCTGGCCCGCGAGGAGGGCCTGCTGGTCGGCGGTTCCTGCGGGATGGCCGCGGCGGCCGCGCTCAAGATCGCCGAGGGCCTGACCGAGGACGACGTGGTGGTCGTGCTGCTGCCGGACAGCGGCCGCGGCTACCTGTCCAAGGTCTTCAACGACTCCTGGATGGCCTCCTACGGCTTCCTCACCGCCGACCACAGCAGCGCCTCGGTGGGCGATGTGCTGCGGCGCAAGGACGGCACCCTGCCCGAGCTGGTGCACGTGCACCCGAACGAGACCGTCGCGGACGCCATCTCGGTGCTGCGCGAGTTCGGCGTGTCCCAGATGCCGGTGGTCAACGCCGAGCCGCCGCTGATGGCCGCCGAGGTCGCCGGCGCGGTCAACGAGAAGGACCTGCTGGACGCGCTGTTCGCGGGCAAGGCCGCGCTGGCCGACCGGGTGGAGACGCACATGTCCCCGCCGCTGCCCACCATCGGCGCTGGTGAGACGATCAGCACCGCGATGAAGGCGCTCACCGACGCCGACGGCGCGATGGTGCTCATCGACGGCAAACCGGCCGGTGTCGTCACCCGGCAGGACGTGTTGGGCTTTCTCGCCGGCAGATAA
- a CDS encoding SGNH/GDSL hydrolase family protein gives MFGLRVLRAAVFTAGAIGGLSGAAYGLLTEQSKRARKIIGVPGAPLRADGVYLPEGVGPLDPADPRITGDPLVFAVLGDSSAAGVGCDTDEELPGVLLARGLAEESERPVRLLTHAISGATSRELAGQTDAALRTPPDVALVIIGGNDVTARLSPGACALLLGAAVRRLTETGTAVVVGTCPDLGAIRPIAQPLRSLVRSWSLTLARAQRRAVLLAGGQPVALADLLSPEFLTRPAELFSKDMFHPSAAGYAAATQVLLPELCAAAGVWDGGPLPTQPTRSAAAEARRPTAKLVAKLNQRLKQVPPATSHSAAVTGQ, from the coding sequence ATGTTCGGATTGCGCGTTCTCCGCGCCGCGGTGTTCACCGCGGGTGCGATCGGCGGGCTCTCCGGCGCCGCGTACGGGTTGCTGACCGAGCAGTCCAAGCGAGCCCGGAAGATCATCGGAGTGCCGGGCGCGCCGCTGCGCGCCGACGGCGTGTACCTGCCGGAGGGCGTCGGGCCGCTGGACCCGGCCGACCCCCGGATCACCGGCGACCCGCTCGTCTTCGCCGTGCTCGGCGACTCCTCCGCGGCCGGGGTCGGCTGCGACACCGACGAGGAACTGCCGGGAGTGCTGCTGGCCAGGGGGCTGGCCGAGGAGTCCGAGCGGCCGGTGCGGCTGCTCACCCACGCGATCAGCGGGGCCACCAGCCGCGAGCTGGCCGGCCAGACCGATGCCGCGCTGCGCACCCCGCCGGACGTGGCGCTGGTGATCATCGGCGGCAACGACGTGACCGCGCGGCTGAGCCCTGGCGCCTGCGCGCTGCTGCTGGGCGCCGCGGTGCGCAGGCTGACCGAGACCGGCACCGCCGTGGTCGTGGGCACCTGCCCCGACCTGGGCGCGATCCGGCCGATCGCGCAGCCGCTGCGCTCGCTGGTGCGGTCCTGGAGCCTCACCCTGGCCAGGGCCCAGCGCAGAGCGGTGCTGCTGGCCGGCGGACAGCCGGTGGCGCTGGCCGACCTGCTCTCGCCGGAGTTCCTGACCAGGCCGGCCGAGCTGTTCAGCAAGGACATGTTCCACCCGTCCGCGGCCGGGTACGCCGCGGCGACCCAGGTGCTGCTGCCCGAGCTGTGCGCGGCCGCGGGAGTCTGGGACGGCGGCCCGCTGCCCACCCAGCCCACCCGTTCGGCCGCGGCCGAGGCGCGGCGGCCGACCGCGAAGCTGGTGGCCAAGCTGAACCAGCGGCTCAAGCAGGTGCCCCCGGCAACGTCACACTCCGCCGCCGTTACCGGACAGTAG
- a CDS encoding acetyl-CoA C-acetyltransferase: MPEAVIVATARSPIGRANKGSLKDVRADDLTAMMVKAALAKVPELDPREIDDLMLGCGLPGGEQGFNMGRAVAVLAGFDHLPGTTITRYCASSLQTTRMALHAIKAGEGDVFISAGVEMVSSYARGNSDGWPDTQNPRFADAQARTQHAAEHGAGEWVDPRESGLLPDVYIPMGQTAENLALAKGVTREDMDHFGVRSQNLAEKAIANGFWAREITPVELPDGTVVSADDGPRAGTTYEKVSTLDPVFRPDGRVTAGNCCPLNDGAAALVIMSDTRAKQLGITPLARVVSTGVSALSPEIMGLGPVQASQQALKRAGMSVDDVDLVEINEAFAAQVIPSYRDLGVPLEKVNVNGGAIAVGHPFGMTGARITTTLLNSLSWHDKSIGLETMCVGGGQGMAMVLERLS, encoded by the coding sequence ATGCCTGAAGCCGTGATCGTGGCGACGGCCCGCTCCCCCATCGGCCGCGCCAACAAGGGCTCCCTGAAGGACGTCCGCGCCGACGACCTGACCGCGATGATGGTCAAGGCGGCGCTGGCGAAGGTCCCGGAGCTGGACCCGCGCGAGATCGACGACCTGATGCTCGGCTGCGGCCTGCCCGGCGGTGAGCAGGGCTTCAACATGGGCCGCGCGGTCGCCGTGCTGGCCGGGTTCGACCACCTGCCCGGCACCACCATCACCCGCTACTGCGCCTCCAGCCTGCAGACCACCCGGATGGCGCTGCACGCGATCAAGGCAGGCGAGGGTGACGTGTTCATCAGCGCAGGCGTGGAGATGGTCTCCAGCTACGCGCGCGGCAACTCCGACGGCTGGCCGGACACCCAGAACCCGCGCTTCGCCGACGCGCAGGCGCGCACCCAGCACGCCGCCGAGCACGGCGCGGGCGAGTGGGTGGACCCGCGCGAGTCCGGGCTGCTGCCCGACGTCTACATCCCGATGGGCCAGACCGCGGAGAACCTGGCCCTGGCCAAGGGCGTGACCCGCGAGGACATGGACCACTTCGGCGTCCGCTCGCAGAACCTGGCCGAGAAGGCGATCGCGAACGGCTTCTGGGCCCGCGAGATTACCCCGGTCGAGCTGCCCGACGGCACCGTGGTCAGCGCCGACGACGGCCCCCGCGCCGGCACCACGTACGAGAAGGTCTCCACCCTGGACCCGGTGTTCCGGCCGGACGGGCGGGTCACCGCGGGCAACTGCTGCCCGCTCAACGACGGCGCGGCGGCCCTGGTGATCATGAGCGACACCAGGGCCAAGCAGCTCGGCATCACCCCGCTGGCACGGGTCGTCTCCACCGGCGTGTCCGCGCTGTCCCCGGAGATCATGGGCCTCGGCCCGGTGCAGGCCTCCCAGCAGGCGCTCAAGCGAGCGGGCATGAGCGTGGACGACGTGGACCTGGTGGAGATCAACGAGGCCTTCGCGGCCCAGGTGATCCCCTCCTACCGCGACCTGGGCGTGCCGCTGGAGAAGGTCAACGTCAACGGCGGGGCGATCGCGGTCGGGCATCCGTTCGGGATGACCGGGGCGCGGATCACCACCACGCTGCTGAACTCGCTGTCCTGGCACGACAAGAGCATCGGGCTGGAGACGATGTGCGTCGGTGGCGGTCAGGGCATGGCGATGGTCCTGGAGCGGCTCAGCTGA